Proteins encoded together in one Desulfomicrobium apsheronum window:
- a CDS encoding L-threonylcarbamoyladenylate synthase produces the protein MSRQHEVEVLELARGGLVIYPTETFYALGCLATVHQAVEKIISAKGRPADKPLPLIVSDWEMAERFLRLTNAEEELARKFWPGPLSIVAEVDPRVSPLAKDHAGRSAVRMSPHVIAARLCREAGAPLVSSSANRSGRPPVCRPDELDPELVRDSGALVIASTPWPGGGLPSTLVKIVGTNSLRILRAGAISAEEIIAAGFEALS, from the coding sequence ATGAGTCGGCAGCACGAGGTTGAAGTTCTTGAACTTGCGCGCGGCGGGCTGGTCATCTACCCGACGGAGACGTTTTACGCCCTTGGATGTCTGGCCACGGTGCACCAAGCCGTGGAGAAAATTATTTCGGCCAAGGGAAGGCCCGCGGACAAGCCTCTGCCGCTCATCGTCTCCGACTGGGAGATGGCGGAGCGCTTTTTGCGTCTGACCAACGCCGAAGAGGAGCTGGCCCGGAAATTCTGGCCGGGGCCGCTCTCCATCGTGGCCGAGGTCGATCCGAGAGTGAGTCCGCTTGCCAAGGACCACGCCGGTCGCTCGGCCGTGCGCATGTCCCCGCACGTCATTGCCGCGCGTCTCTGCCGTGAGGCCGGCGCGCCGCTGGTGTCTTCCAGCGCCAACCGCAGCGGCCGGCCGCCCGTGTGCAGGCCGGATGAGCTCGACCCGGAGCTTGTCAGAGATTCTGGGGCGCTGGTCATTGCATCCACTCCGTGGCCCGGTGGCGGATTGCCTTCCACGCTGGTGAAAATCGTGGGGACAAACTCCTTGCGCATCCTGCGAGCGGGAGCGATATCGGCCGAGGAGATAATAGCCGCTGGGTTTGAGGCGCTCTCTTAG
- a CDS encoding NUDIX domain-containing protein, which yields MHKTRSFSCACTRCGAAVAQRNPFPTVDIVLYRDSQGILLIERGNPPHGWALPGGFIDCGESAEQAAVREALEETGLVVRLTGLLGVYSDPDRDPRFHTLSVAYTAECDDDAIPCAGDDARNARFFPLDALPTDIAFDHRRIIADFAKKLSRSA from the coding sequence ATGCACAAAACCCGGTCATTCAGCTGCGCATGCACACGATGCGGCGCAGCGGTTGCGCAGAGAAATCCTTTCCCCACGGTGGATATTGTACTTTACCGCGACTCTCAGGGGATTCTGCTCATCGAGCGCGGCAACCCGCCACATGGATGGGCGTTGCCCGGAGGCTTCATCGATTGCGGGGAAAGCGCCGAACAGGCTGCCGTTCGCGAGGCGCTGGAAGAGACCGGCCTGGTAGTGCGCCTGACCGGGCTTCTTGGAGTCTATTCCGATCCGGACCGTGACCCGCGTTTTCACACCTTGAGTGTGGCCTACACGGCGGAATGCGATGACGACGCAATTCCGTGCGCCGGAGACGACGCCAGGAATGCCCGTTTCTTTCCCCTTGATGCGTTGCCGACCGATATTGCCTTTGATCACCGCAGAATCATTGCCGATTTTGCCAAGAAATTAAGCAGGAGCGCATGA
- the glgA gene encoding glycogen synthase GlgA, protein MITPPHDIVFLTSEIYPFSKSGGLADVMGILPLTLSRMGVRVAVITPFYGRLSTGQYPVHLVQEDCPVGYPWADTTADIYLADYHGLPVYFIERGEYFDRRQYYCTHKGDYFDNCERFIFFCRAALAAIRHLNMGARIVHAQDWHAGLAMAYLAFWRRVDPFWAGVRTVMSIHNLAYQGRFSYRLFEQSGLPLEAWNMEGVEFYNSFNLLKAGIAYADKITTVSPSYAAEIMTPEFGCGLEGILTRRAADLVGILNGADYSIWSPENDRILECTYSAEKPEGKVDCKKHLMGLLGLSPELTERPLLGFVGRLRGQKGIDIVLEIIPELMELGVGLVVLGEGRAEFEAMLMSVMEDYPGRIAGVIGYTEEMSHLIQAGADIFLMPSRYEPCGLTQMYSLSYGTPPVATAVGGLRDTITPYPRTGANGFIFDDPTPEALLATVRKAVQVWEDRSAWREVQVSAMQTRFSWEHSARKYMDVYASLHGDLLDTWRMR, encoded by the coding sequence ATGATCACACCGCCCCACGATATAGTTTTCCTGACTTCGGAAATTTATCCCTTCTCCAAGTCCGGAGGGTTGGCTGACGTCATGGGCATCCTGCCCCTGACCCTGTCCCGCATGGGGGTGCGCGTGGCCGTGATCACGCCCTTCTACGGCAGGCTTTCCACGGGACAATACCCCGTGCATCTGGTTCAGGAGGACTGTCCGGTGGGATACCCCTGGGCCGACACCACGGCCGACATCTATCTGGCCGACTATCACGGCCTGCCCGTCTATTTCATAGAACGCGGCGAATATTTCGACCGCCGTCAATACTACTGCACGCACAAGGGCGATTATTTCGACAACTGCGAGCGGTTCATCTTTTTCTGTCGCGCGGCCCTGGCCGCCATCAGGCATCTGAACATGGGTGCGCGCATCGTTCACGCCCAGGATTGGCACGCGGGCCTGGCCATGGCCTATCTGGCCTTCTGGCGGCGCGTCGATCCCTTCTGGGCGGGCGTGCGCACGGTCATGTCCATCCACAACCTGGCCTATCAGGGCCGTTTTTCCTATCGCCTCTTCGAGCAGTCAGGCTTGCCTCTGGAAGCCTGGAACATGGAGGGCGTGGAATTCTACAACAGCTTCAACCTGCTGAAGGCCGGGATCGCATACGCCGACAAGATCACCACGGTCAGTCCCAGCTATGCAGCGGAAATCATGACCCCGGAATTCGGCTGCGGCCTGGAGGGCATCCTGACCCGCCGCGCGGCCGATCTGGTCGGGATTTTGAACGGCGCGGACTACTCCATCTGGAGCCCCGAGAACGACCGGATCCTGGAGTGCACCTATTCGGCGGAAAAGCCTGAAGGCAAGGTGGACTGCAAGAAGCATCTCATGGGTCTGCTTGGATTGTCTCCCGAACTGACCGAGCGTCCGCTTCTGGGTTTCGTCGGACGCCTGCGTGGTCAGAAGGGTATCGACATCGTGCTCGAAATCATCCCCGAACTCATGGAGCTGGGCGTGGGGCTGGTGGTTCTGGGCGAGGGTCGCGCCGAGTTCGAGGCCATGCTGATGAGCGTCATGGAGGACTACCCGGGCAGGATCGCGGGAGTCATCGGGTATACGGAGGAGATGTCGCATCTCATCCAGGCCGGGGCGGACATCTTTCTCATGCCGTCACGCTACGAGCCTTGCGGTCTGACGCAGATGTACAGCCTGAGCTACGGCACTCCGCCCGTGGCCACTGCGGTGGGCGGCCTGCGAGACACAATAACCCCATATCCCCGCACCGGCGCCAATGGGTTCATTTTCGACGATCCCACGCCGGAGGCGCTTTTGGCCACGGTGCGCAAGGCGGTGCAGGTCTGGGAAGATCGGAGCGCCTGGAGAGAAGTTCAGGTGAGTGCCATGCAGACAAGGTTTTCCTGGGAACACTCCGCGCGCAAGTATATGGATGTCTACGCATCCCTGCACGGAGATCTTTTAGACACATGGAGGATGAGATGA
- a CDS encoding isoamylase early set domain-containing protein gives MSIDKKYLKTKNICKVTFHLPAGGAGGAATAFLVGEFNEWAMHSLPMKKLKDGSFKLTIDLPIGNAYQFRYLLDDDRWENDWSADSYCYSEFGNCENSVVEV, from the coding sequence ATGAGTATCGATAAGAAATATTTGAAGACGAAAAACATTTGCAAGGTTACCTTTCATCTGCCGGCCGGCGGCGCAGGTGGGGCGGCAACGGCGTTTCTGGTCGGGGAATTCAACGAATGGGCCATGCACTCGCTGCCCATGAAGAAGCTCAAAGACGGGTCTTTCAAGCTGACCATCGATCTGCCCATTGGAAATGCGTACCAGTTTCGCTACCTGCTCGACGATGATCGCTGGGAGAATGACTGGAGCGCGGATTCCTATTGCTACAGCGAATTCGGAAACTGCGAAAATTCCGTTGTCGAAGTGTAG
- a CDS encoding helix-turn-helix domain-containing protein yields the protein MDAQQPAYKDIAPRLRGLRDAMDLSEEDMAAQLGVPAADVLGYESGEQEIPVSYLFNVAQVFQVDLTVLMSGKEAHLHTASLVKKGKGMSVERRKDYDYKSLAYRFVGRKMEPFVVTVPPKDKHALTFNEHPGQEFIHVLSGKLEITLGSTVHVMEPGDSLYFTSRTPHALRGLDGQPAEFLDVII from the coding sequence ATGGATGCGCAACAACCCGCCTATAAGGATATTGCGCCCCGTTTGCGGGGGCTGCGGGACGCCATGGATTTGAGCGAAGAGGATATGGCCGCGCAGCTGGGCGTGCCGGCCGCTGATGTCCTCGGCTACGAATCCGGAGAGCAGGAGATCCCGGTCAGTTATCTTTTCAACGTGGCCCAGGTGTTTCAGGTCGACCTGACCGTGCTCATGTCCGGTAAGGAAGCGCATCTGCACACCGCCTCCCTGGTCAAGAAGGGCAAGGGCATGAGCGTGGAACGGCGCAAGGACTACGACTACAAGAGTCTGGCCTACCGTTTCGTCGGCCGCAAGATGGAGCCCTTCGTCGTCACCGTCCCTCCCAAGGACAAACACGCCCTGACCTTCAACGAGCACCCCGGGCAGGAATTCATCCATGTCCTCTCAGGCAAGCTTGAAATCACCCTCGGCTCCACGGTCCATGTCATGGAACCTGGAGACAGCCTGTATTTCACCTCGCGTACTCCCCACGCCCTGCGTGGTCTGGACGGCCAACCGGCCGAGTTTCTGGATGTGATTATCTAG
- a CDS encoding AMP-binding protein — translation MHTKLRPSSYEEFQASFSLTIPDKYNFAFDMVDAAAAADPARLAMVHVDDADVRREYTFGYFSEQSSRLASALQSLGIGRGDKVMIILHRRVEFWTVMLALHKLGALGVPSPALLTAKDITYRVNFASIKGAIVDESVRATVEAAKLDCPTLAVQVLAGLEQPEGDWHSFSQIVADASSAFPRPADAACGEDPATIFFSSGTTGHPKMVLHNFNYPFGHIMTGSYWHDIEPGNLHLTLADTGWAKSTWGKFYGQWLAGGVVFVWDFRGKFEPARLLRVIADHKVTNFCAPPTVYRFLIREDLDAYDLSALRHCTTAGELLNDSVFETWVEKMGMPIYEGYGQTETTLQIATFPFMKPKAGSIGKPCPGWDIRLLDENDEPCPPGVEGEICIGIEPTRPVGLFSCYLQDEAKTASVMNGGYYRTGDKAWMDEDGYFWFLGRIDDLIKSSGYRIGPFEVESALITHPAVVEAAVTGVPDPDRGQAVKASVTLAAGYEPSPELTKELQNHVKKVTAPYKYPRIIDYVKELPKTISGKIKRAEIRARDEA, via the coding sequence ATGCATACAAAACTGCGTCCTTCGTCTTATGAAGAGTTCCAGGCATCTTTTTCCCTGACCATCCCGGACAAGTACAATTTCGCCTTCGACATGGTCGATGCAGCCGCCGCGGCGGACCCTGCGCGACTGGCCATGGTTCACGTGGACGACGCCGATGTGCGCCGCGAATACACCTTCGGCTATTTTTCCGAACAGTCGAGCCGTCTGGCGAGTGCGCTGCAGAGCCTCGGCATCGGGCGCGGCGACAAGGTCATGATCATCCTGCACCGCCGGGTGGAATTCTGGACCGTCATGCTCGCCCTGCACAAGCTCGGCGCGCTGGGCGTGCCGTCGCCTGCGCTCCTGACGGCCAAGGACATCACCTACCGGGTCAATTTTGCCTCCATCAAGGGCGCCATCGTCGACGAATCCGTGCGCGCCACGGTGGAAGCGGCCAAGCTTGACTGCCCGACGCTTGCCGTGCAGGTGCTGGCCGGCCTTGAGCAGCCCGAAGGCGATTGGCACAGTTTTTCTCAGATCGTCGCCGACGCGTCATCAGCCTTCCCCCGTCCGGCCGACGCGGCCTGCGGTGAAGACCCGGCGACCATATTTTTTTCTTCCGGCACCACAGGGCACCCGAAGATGGTGCTGCACAATTTTAACTACCCCTTCGGGCACATCATGACCGGCTCCTACTGGCACGACATTGAGCCCGGAAATTTGCACCTGACCCTGGCCGACACGGGCTGGGCCAAGTCCACCTGGGGCAAGTTCTATGGGCAGTGGCTGGCCGGAGGAGTGGTTTTCGTCTGGGATTTTCGGGGCAAGTTCGAGCCAGCCAGGCTGCTTCGGGTCATCGCCGACCACAAAGTTACCAATTTCTGCGCGCCGCCCACGGTCTATCGGTTCCTGATCCGCGAGGATCTGGACGCCTACGATCTTTCCGCGCTGCGTCATTGCACCACTGCGGGCGAACTTTTGAACGACAGCGTGTTCGAGACCTGGGTGGAGAAAATGGGCATGCCCATCTACGAAGGCTACGGACAGACCGAGACCACTCTGCAGATCGCCACCTTCCCGTTCATGAAGCCCAAGGCCGGATCCATCGGCAAGCCCTGCCCGGGCTGGGACATCCGGCTCCTGGACGAAAACGACGAGCCCTGCCCCCCCGGCGTTGAAGGGGAAATCTGCATCGGCATCGAGCCCACGCGGCCCGTGGGCCTCTTCTCCTGCTATCTGCAGGACGAGGCCAAGACCGCGAGCGTCATGAACGGAGGCTATTACCGCACCGGCGACAAGGCCTGGATGGACGAGGACGGCTACTTCTGGTTCCTCGGGCGCATCGATGACCTGATCAAGAGCTCGGGCTACCGCATCGGCCCTTTCGAGGTCGAAAGCGCGCTCATCACCCACCCCGCCGTGGTCGAAGCTGCCGTGACCGGCGTGCCCGACCCCGACCGTGGCCAGGCCGTCAAAGCCTCCGTGACCCTGGCCGCAGGCTACGAGCCCTCGCCGGAACTGACCAAGGAATTGCAGAACCACGTCAAGAAAGTGACTGCGCCCTACAAATACCCGCGCATCATCGACTACGTGAAGGAACTGCCCAAGACCATCAGCGGCAAGATCAAGCGCGCCGAGATCCGGGCCCGGGACGAGGCATAA
- a CDS encoding glycosyltransferase family 1 protein, whose translation MKTWIFYPPLKAMSGGCMVLLQIARQLHVLGRLGGILYWDEPPGGAECAGLPWVRASTADMATGDTYVVPEGWPNALVPGLKRGCRTLVYCQNWSYLFHGLEAGVHWRDLPVEFLAVSDPVAWHMEQVLGRRPQVIRPALDMALFHPPASKPGGLMRIGFMPRKNKALAEQIRRIFEERNPRVKVEWVPIHGLDRPGVAGVLRSCHVFLVTGFPEGCPLPPLEAMACGCLCVGFTGFGGWDYMRQIEPDGYAPHGYAPRDVPWGGNGWWSADGDVLGAALGLERAVQALSLNLDIPARMARTVGAYGSDAQKCEIVAALSESANNGHTIR comes from the coding sequence ATGAAAACGTGGATTTTCTATCCGCCGCTCAAGGCCATGTCCGGAGGGTGCATGGTGCTTTTGCAGATCGCCCGGCAGTTGCACGTCCTGGGCAGGCTGGGCGGTATTCTGTACTGGGACGAACCGCCGGGCGGGGCCGAGTGCGCGGGGTTGCCCTGGGTGCGGGCCAGCACGGCGGACATGGCGACCGGGGACACCTACGTGGTTCCCGAAGGCTGGCCCAATGCCCTGGTGCCGGGTCTGAAGCGCGGCTGCCGGACCCTGGTCTACTGCCAGAACTGGTCCTATCTATTTCATGGCCTGGAGGCGGGCGTGCACTGGCGGGATCTGCCCGTGGAGTTTCTGGCCGTGTCCGATCCCGTGGCCTGGCACATGGAGCAGGTGCTGGGCAGGAGGCCGCAGGTCATCCGCCCGGCTCTGGACATGGCGCTTTTTCATCCTCCGGCGTCAAAACCCGGCGGGTTGATGCGTATCGGCTTCATGCCCCGCAAGAACAAGGCCCTGGCCGAGCAGATCCGGCGCATCTTCGAGGAGCGCAACCCGCGCGTAAAGGTGGAATGGGTACCCATCCACGGTCTGGACCGGCCCGGGGTGGCCGGGGTGCTGCGTTCCTGTCACGTTTTCCTGGTCACGGGTTTTCCCGAAGGCTGCCCGCTCCCGCCCCTTGAAGCCATGGCCTGCGGCTGTCTGTGCGTGGGTTTTACCGGCTTTGGCGGGTGGGATTATATGCGGCAGATAGAGCCGGATGGATATGCGCCGCATGGCTATGCGCCGCGCGATGTGCCGTGGGGCGGCAACGGCTGGTGGTCGGCGGACGGTGACGTGCTGGGCGCGGCGCTGGGCCTTGAGCGGGCGGTGCAAGCCTTGTCCCTGAATCTGGACATTCCCGCCCGAATGGCCCGGACGGTCGGCGCCTATGGCAGTGACGCCCAAAAATGCGAGATAGTGGCCGCGTTGTCGGAGTCTGCAAATAACGGGCATACAATCCGATGA
- a CDS encoding glycosyltransferase family 2 protein has translation MGQYKVAIIIPVFNQWALTAGCLRSLREHTPDEDVQVIVVDNGSTDETAGACGMLGQELFGERFEHLRLDENINFGPGCNLGASRADADFLFFLNNDTLLTTGWLPPLLRAFEVRPELGAVGPLLLYPDQDRVQHLGVTFTPTNHVTHLYHNFPSTHPVVRRERNLQAITGAALMIPAGVFGQAGRFWEEYRNGYEDLDLCWKIRSLGLTLRCEPESRVYHLTSQTPGRFNAESHNSQVLARRCHGAFYPDMHLFAHADGYELRLTSTLTANIVCVRSEGETKDFGMERLWAEVIAEPLWEAGYERLLDFFFKQGMWEAALDVLQLQQSYFSTEKVVTGLARVASRLGDAELLTNCRNTFEQLREEAASKDIPRKFMALQRWAEKTRDEVLLEVCRRLSAHHQARGV, from the coding sequence ATGGGACAGTATAAAGTTGCGATCATCATTCCCGTGTTCAACCAGTGGGCGCTTACGGCGGGCTGCCTGCGCAGCCTGCGAGAGCACACGCCGGACGAGGATGTGCAGGTCATCGTGGTCGACAACGGTTCCACGGACGAGACTGCTGGGGCATGCGGGATGCTCGGACAAGAATTGTTTGGGGAGCGTTTTGAGCATTTGCGCCTAGATGAAAACATAAATTTCGGACCGGGTTGCAACCTGGGGGCGAGTCGGGCGGATGCGGATTTTCTGTTTTTTTTGAATAATGACACGCTGTTGACCACGGGATGGCTGCCGCCGTTGTTGCGGGCGTTCGAGGTCAGGCCGGAGCTTGGTGCGGTGGGGCCGTTATTGCTCTATCCGGACCAGGATCGTGTCCAGCATCTGGGCGTCACCTTCACACCCACCAATCACGTCACGCATTTGTATCACAATTTTCCAAGCACGCACCCGGTTGTTCGACGTGAACGGAATCTGCAGGCCATCACCGGCGCCGCCCTCATGATCCCTGCCGGAGTTTTTGGGCAAGCGGGAAGGTTTTGGGAAGAGTACCGCAACGGTTACGAAGATCTGGATTTGTGCTGGAAGATTCGTTCACTTGGGCTGACGTTGCGTTGCGAGCCAGAAAGTCGGGTATACCACCTTACCAGCCAGACTCCGGGGCGTTTTAACGCGGAGAGTCATAATTCACAGGTGCTTGCCCGCCGCTGCCACGGGGCGTTTTACCCGGACATGCATCTGTTTGCACATGCGGACGGATATGAACTCCGGCTCACCTCGACCCTTACAGCGAACATCGTGTGCGTTCGTTCCGAAGGCGAAACAAAAGATTTTGGGATGGAGCGCCTTTGGGCGGAAGTTATTGCGGAACCTTTGTGGGAGGCAGGGTACGAACGCCTGTTGGATTTTTTCTTTAAACAAGGGATGTGGGAAGCTGCCTTGGATGTTCTCCAGTTGCAGCAGAGCTATTTCTCGACGGAAAAAGTGGTCACGGGTTTGGCTCGGGTAGCTAGCAGACTGGGTGATGCGGAATTGTTGACAAACTGTCGCAACACCTTTGAACAATTGCGTGAGGAGGCGGCTTCCAAGGACATCCCGAGAAAATTTATGGCCCTACAGCGCTGGGCGGAGAAAACTCGTGACGAAGTGCTGCTGGAAGTTTGTAGACGATTGTCTGCTCATCACCAGGCCAGGGGTGTATAG
- a CDS encoding glycosyltransferase family protein — translation MNANQCIKIAVYSLDLPHYACADLRIVTPFRKLREHLDFRWAVQDCNGQSRIDAEPAEWADLIVVQRYFPLKETSPLLEIILASGKPVVFEIDDLLLDVPPTHPLFHNFQKTAPFIRQLIPKVDVVTVSTDALRDRLLEFNPNTLTLPNFIDEAAVTPAIPLADPMKTVIAYMGSPTHDQDLKFIEDALFRVKEKFGEATEFIFWGCAGTRLAKLGRVIPFDDSYASFLKSLGKIHFDIGLAPLADNAFNRCKSNIKWLEYSAHARTGIFSDLEPYRESVEHGKTGMLVGDDPKEWFEALEYLISNPDQRKAMGRAARKDAFARFGLSKGVHRYLELYKGLLKR, via the coding sequence ATGAACGCAAACCAGTGCATCAAAATCGCCGTCTATTCCTTGGATCTCCCCCATTACGCCTGTGCTGATTTGCGAATTGTGACCCCTTTTCGAAAACTTCGAGAGCATCTGGATTTCAGATGGGCTGTTCAGGATTGCAACGGACAATCACGGATTGACGCGGAACCTGCCGAATGGGCTGACCTCATTGTCGTTCAACGCTATTTTCCACTCAAGGAAACATCCCCGCTCCTCGAAATCATTCTTGCCTCTGGCAAGCCCGTTGTATTCGAGATTGATGATCTCCTGCTCGATGTCCCACCGACACACCCCCTTTTCCACAATTTTCAAAAGACGGCTCCGTTCATCCGTCAACTCATCCCCAAAGTGGATGTCGTGACGGTGAGCACTGACGCCCTGCGTGATCGTCTTCTCGAATTCAACCCGAACACGTTAACGCTTCCAAACTTCATCGACGAGGCGGCCGTCACGCCAGCCATTCCTTTAGCAGACCCTATGAAAACCGTCATCGCGTATATGGGCAGCCCAACGCATGACCAGGACCTCAAGTTCATCGAGGACGCACTCTTCCGGGTCAAAGAAAAATTCGGGGAAGCGACTGAATTTATTTTCTGGGGATGCGCCGGAACGCGGCTAGCAAAACTGGGCAGGGTCATTCCATTCGACGACAGCTACGCATCGTTCCTTAAATCCCTTGGCAAAATCCATTTCGACATCGGGCTTGCTCCCCTGGCAGACAACGCGTTCAACCGCTGCAAAAGCAATATCAAATGGTTGGAATACTCCGCCCACGCCCGGACAGGAATTTTCTCGGACCTGGAGCCCTACCGCGAAAGCGTGGAGCATGGAAAAACGGGGATGCTGGTCGGCGACGACCCGAAAGAATGGTTTGAAGCGTTGGAATATCTGATCTCTAACCCAGACCAAAGAAAAGCCATGGGGCGAGCGGCCCGTAAGGACGCTTTTGCCCGTTTCGGACTTTCAAAGGGCGTGCACCGCTATCTGGAACTCTACAAGGGTTTGCTGAAGCGATAA
- a CDS encoding glycosyltransferase family 2 protein — protein MKNAKNNISTCLKISIFKKMHLSIIIPAFNNYSYTKKCILSFNRSNLPDKHEILVIDNNSTDETAKFLSVLNFQNLKVIKNKRNFGFAYACNQGARQSFGNHIIFLNNDTEVTANWVDGLTKCLTSNRNIGIVGCKLLYPDSTVQHSGVAFSSIKVHHIYRNFAPSHPAVNKQREFKAVTAACMMVPRKLFLSLGGFDESFINGFEDLDFCFRARSKGYKVMYTPESVVIHHESKTPGRHDHHAHNARLFASRWLSSIDHDLDKIYAEDGLRRHLEFEKKLGGKWLEDSNPNHFWDQARSLVISGEYADAENFFDQALSFNPYDVRRLSIAEELSDLYVKWGRISDAEQCLDAIIQVTPSKRLLQKKARIATMAPHLPSDLSQK, from the coding sequence TTGAAGAATGCAAAAAACAATATTTCTACATGTTTGAAAATTTCAATATTTAAAAAAATGCATCTTTCTATCATCATCCCAGCATTCAATAATTATTCATATACAAAAAAATGCATACTATCTTTTAATAGATCAAATCTACCTGATAAACATGAAATTTTAGTTATTGATAACAACTCAACTGATGAAACAGCAAAATTTCTTTCTGTTCTAAATTTTCAAAACCTCAAAGTTATTAAAAATAAACGAAATTTTGGTTTTGCCTATGCTTGTAACCAAGGCGCGCGCCAATCTTTTGGAAACCACATCATCTTTCTTAACAATGATACTGAAGTCACCGCGAATTGGGTCGATGGCTTGACAAAATGTCTAACTTCTAACCGTAATATCGGGATTGTCGGCTGCAAACTTCTTTATCCTGACAGCACCGTTCAACACTCAGGAGTAGCTTTTAGCTCCATAAAAGTTCACCATATTTACAGAAACTTCGCCCCCTCTCATCCTGCTGTCAATAAACAACGTGAATTCAAGGCTGTCACCGCTGCATGCATGATGGTTCCGCGAAAACTCTTTCTTTCCCTCGGAGGATTTGACGAATCCTTCATCAACGGATTCGAAGATCTCGATTTCTGTTTCCGAGCCAGAAGCAAGGGATACAAGGTGATGTACACCCCTGAAAGCGTCGTCATCCACCACGAAAGCAAAACTCCCGGCCGCCACGATCACCATGCGCACAATGCCCGCCTTTTCGCCTCTCGCTGGTTGTCCAGTATTGATCACGATCTGGACAAAATCTATGCTGAAGACGGATTGCGGCGACACCTTGAGTTCGAAAAAAAACTAGGGGGGAAATGGCTCGAAGATTCGAATCCAAACCACTTCTGGGACCAGGCCAGATCCTTGGTAATTTCTGGCGAATATGCTGACGCAGAAAATTTTTTTGACCAGGCATTGTCTTTCAATCCATACGACGTTCGCAGACTCTCCATCGCTGAAGAGCTTTCCGACTTGTACGTGAAATGGGGTCGAATATCAGATGCGGAGCAATGCCTTGACGCAATCATCCAGGTAACGCCCTCCAAGCGCCTGCTCCAGAAAAAAGCCCGGATCGCGACGATGGCACCTCACCTTCCATCGGATTTATCCCAAAAATGA
- a CDS encoding glycosyltransferase: MKKIISVIISTYNSANFMAECLDELIKQTIFKHLEIIIVDAASPQKEKDIVHPYQKKYENISYLRLNKRIGIYPAWNIGIKKTTAPYVTPFSTNDRLNPAAYETLSKALDENPDADLVYGDTYLSHLPHTPFEHGIDTPGMVQKWDEYSYKFLLEDNCIGPHPMWRRKIHDTVGYFSEDYVALGDQEFWLRLGRHSKMLHIPFFSGLFWWSKKSLSGQDISHTEFLSIRKKYYHQYLNDYRMMEHNLKAIENLIHLGQKDKAEKIVEECKKQYFYMFENFNI; encoded by the coding sequence ATGAAAAAAATTATATCGGTCATCATTTCAACATACAACTCCGCTAATTTTATGGCAGAGTGCTTAGACGAACTCATCAAACAAACCATCTTTAAGCATCTTGAAATTATTATTGTCGATGCAGCATCGCCTCAAAAAGAAAAAGATATCGTCCACCCATATCAAAAAAAGTATGAAAACATATCCTACCTCCGCCTTAATAAACGCATCGGAATCTACCCCGCATGGAACATCGGAATCAAAAAAACAACCGCCCCCTACGTCACGCCCTTCAGCACTAACGATCGCCTCAATCCTGCCGCCTACGAAACGTTAAGCAAAGCTTTAGACGAAAACCCTGATGCCGACTTGGTTTACGGAGACACCTACCTCTCTCACCTACCGCACACTCCTTTCGAACATGGCATTGACACTCCTGGCATGGTTCAAAAGTGGGACGAATATTCATATAAATTTTTACTTGAAGACAACTGCATCGGACCACATCCTATGTGGAGAAGAAAAATTCACGACACTGTCGGATATTTCTCAGAAGACTATGTTGCCCTTGGAGATCAAGAATTCTGGCTCCGCCTTGGTAGACATTCGAAAATGCTCCACATTCCTTTTTTTTCCGGCTTATTTTGGTGGTCCAAAAAATCTCTTTCAGGCCAGGATATCTCTCACACCGAATTCTTATCGATTCGGAAAAAATATTATCACCAATATCTCAATGATTATAGAATGATGGAGCATAATCTTAAAGCTATCGAAAATCTTATTCATCTCGGACAAAAAGACAAAGCAGAAAAGATAGTTGAAGAATGCAAAAAACAATATTTCTACATGTTTGAAAATTTCAATATTTAA